A stretch of Balearica regulorum gibbericeps isolate bBalReg1 chromosome 28, bBalReg1.pri, whole genome shotgun sequence DNA encodes these proteins:
- the LOC104632359 gene encoding uncharacterized protein LOC104632359, with protein MAQLQENTDDILSAFYMCARSDGNCSPLSKEELRQLIEQEFRDAMENAQDPKTIKKVLCFLDDDSNCRVDFSELLSLVFCVAKACYKPLQQHQAQEDGQKPTPQEKAGKEQPLGSHTVGRVSCNLQIPKQGVNNQVQDTKTQDLDPHQTQEGETPKQDPENRETQEGETPKQDPENHQTQEGETQKQDPENRETQEGETPKQDPENHQTQEGETPKQDPENHQDTYQDDRTKAAEGDSERGDILDTATPEQDRNTHKAEEPETPKQDPKTHWAKETEARGKGSKHHQRPETESAEQDLSCPSNTRGRDPKNKTQVCNAPQPDPNHSKTQKLLPPQRGASPRRDPKPQGTHHDPAVHPLPESKVAEQEHNRVEPSSCPAQQQQDAHHQRQPAIEQQLLQPLYQWPLQQ; from the exons ATGGCCCAGCTCCAGGAAAACACCGATGacatcctttctgctttctacATGTGCGCCAGAAGCGATGGCAACTGCAGCCCCCTGAGCAAGGAGGAGCTGAGGCAGCTCATCGAGCAGGAGTTCAGGGATGCAATGGAG AACGCCCAGGATCCCAAAACCATCAAGAAGGTGTTGTGCTTCCTGGATGATGACAGCAACTGCAGGGTTGACTTCAGTGAGTTGCTCAGCCTGGTTTTCTGTGTGGCCAAGGCTTGTTACAAGccgctccagcagcaccaggcgCAGGAAGATGGTCAAAAGCCAACACCGCAAGAGAAAGCAGGCAAGGAGCAGCCACTGGGGTCACACACAGTGGGGAGGGTCTCCTGCAACCTGCAGATCCCCAAGCAGGGTGTGAACAATCAGGTTCAGGACACTAAGACACAGGACCTGGACCCCCATCAAACCCAGGAGGGTGAGACACCAAAGCAGGATCCAGAGAACCGTGAAACCCAGGAGGGTGAAACACCAAAGCAGGATCCAGAGAACCATCAAACCCAGGAGGGTGAGACACAAAAGCAGGATCCAGAGAACCGTGAAACCCAGGAGGGTGAGACACCAAAGCAGGATCCAGAGAACCATCAAACCCAGGAGGGTGAGACACCAAAGCAGGATCCAGAGAACC ACCAGGACACCTATCAGGATGACAGGACTAAAGCAGCAGAAGGGGATTCAGAGAGAGGTGACATTCTGGACACCGCAACCCCAGAGCAGGATAGAAATACCCATAAGGCTGAAGAACCTGAGACACCAAAGCAGGACCCAAAAACCCACTGGGCCAAAGAAACAGAGGCGCGAGGAAAGGGTTCAAAGCACCATCAGAGACCAGAGACAGAGTCAGCGGAGCAGGACCTGAGTTGTCCTTCTAATACACGAGGAAGAGACCCAAAAAACAAGACCCAGGTCTGCAATGCCCCTCAGCCGGACCCCAACCACAGCAAGACCCAGAAGCTGCTGCCTCCACAGCGGGGTGCAAGCCCCCGTCGGGATCCCAAGCCCCAGGGAACGCACCATGACCCGGCTGTCCATCCGCTCCCTGAATCCAAGGTGGCGGAGCAGGAGCACAACAGGGTAGAGCCTTCATCTTGTCCAGCACAACAGCAACAAGATGCTCATCACCAAAGACAACCTGCTATAGAGCAacagctcctgcagcctctgTATCAGTGGCCACTACAGCAGTAA